A genomic window from Cytobacillus suaedae includes:
- a CDS encoding spore germination protein produces the protein MSTQEIQQWLLEQLHSSQDIVYQKIQSKSNSSTILYVKSLCDEKMIQETLLNPFYENDEKEYDTYLDSLPNQKEEEKKEVILKSLMRGSVALFVKSKVCLIDVQQVYTNNIKESTVESVIQGPQYALTESIRTNINLIRSRYPQSSLIAKEMTIGRLSETKVTMMYDRNIAKQELIDDIEQDLAKVDLDTLQAAGQLSKKLTKKKRTLFPTMMITERPDRIAHNLAQGKVVVLVDGTPFSLIAPAVFYDFMSSMEDVYQPFWISRFILVLRYLGLFISLLLPAFYVGVTAFNPEFFRVQLALSIAGSRMGVPYPAFLEVLLMLLMMELLTEASVRLPKTIGSTATTVGGLILGQAAVEAGLVSNVMIIIVASVAISNFVIPINTMMFAMRFMKYVILGLTVFFGMVGLIIGVIGLIGYLSNLRSYGQPYLKLFLIPDSSKKEVG, from the coding sequence GTGTCTACACAAGAAATACAACAGTGGCTTTTGGAGCAGTTGCATTCTTCGCAGGATATTGTATATCAAAAGATACAATCAAAAAGCAACTCATCGACGATTCTATATGTCAAAAGCTTATGTGATGAGAAAATGATACAAGAGACTCTACTTAATCCTTTTTATGAGAATGATGAGAAGGAATATGATACATACCTAGATTCCCTCCCCAACCAAAAAGAAGAAGAAAAGAAAGAAGTGATTTTGAAGAGCTTAATGAGGGGTTCGGTTGCTTTATTTGTAAAATCGAAAGTCTGTCTCATTGACGTTCAGCAAGTTTATACAAACAATATTAAAGAATCAACCGTTGAAAGCGTTATCCAAGGTCCGCAATATGCATTAACAGAATCAATTAGAACCAATATAAATTTAATTCGGTCTAGATACCCTCAATCCTCCTTAATCGCAAAGGAGATGACCATTGGACGCTTATCAGAAACCAAAGTCACGATGATGTACGATCGCAACATCGCTAAACAAGAACTAATCGATGACATAGAACAGGACTTAGCAAAAGTAGATTTAGATACACTTCAAGCTGCTGGTCAACTGTCAAAAAAATTGACGAAGAAAAAAAGAACACTTTTTCCAACGATGATGATAACGGAAAGGCCGGACCGTATTGCTCATAACCTTGCTCAAGGGAAAGTAGTTGTACTTGTAGATGGAACTCCCTTCTCCCTCATTGCCCCTGCTGTTTTCTACGATTTTATGTCATCAATGGAAGATGTGTACCAGCCATTCTGGATAAGTCGTTTTATTCTTGTGCTTCGTTATTTGGGACTTTTTATTAGTCTTCTACTACCAGCCTTTTATGTAGGAGTGACGGCTTTTAATCCAGAATTCTTTCGTGTTCAATTGGCTCTGAGTATTGCGGGAAGTAGAATGGGAGTGCCCTATCCAGCTTTTTTGGAGGTTCTTCTTATGCTGCTAATGATGGAATTGCTAACAGAAGCGAGTGTTCGCTTGCCTAAGACTATTGGATCGACCGCCACGACAGTTGGTGGCTTGATATTAGGACAAGCAGCGGTTGAGGCTGGGCTTGTATCTAACGTAATGATTATCATTGTAGCTTCAGTAGCCATTTCGAACTTTGTTATTCCTATAAACACGATGATGTTTGCCATGAGGTTCATGAAATACGTGATTCTTGGGTTGACTGTATTTTTTGGTATGGTTGGACTAATTATCGGGGTCATCGGTTTAATTGGTTATTTATCAAACCTTAGAAGCTATGGGCAGCCTTACTTGAAACTCTTTTTAATCCCTGATAGCTCAAAAAAGGAGGTTGGTTAA
- the trmL gene encoding tRNA (uridine(34)/cytosine(34)/5-carboxymethylaminomethyluridine(34)-2'-O)-methyltransferase TrmL, with protein MGIHVVLYQPENPSNTGNIVRTCAGTNANLHLIRPLGFSTEDKMLKRAGLDYWEHVDLQYYDSIDEFYEKNKNGEFLYITEFGEKQHSSFDYSDLSKNYFFIFGSETTGLPKEMIEQNRDRCLRLPMTDKTTSLNLSNTAAILIYEALRQQNYHGLTL; from the coding sequence ATGGGTATACACGTAGTATTATATCAACCAGAGAATCCATCAAATACAGGAAATATTGTACGTACATGTGCAGGAACTAATGCAAACTTGCATTTAATCCGTCCGTTGGGCTTTTCAACGGAAGATAAAATGTTAAAACGAGCTGGATTAGATTATTGGGAGCATGTAGACTTGCAATACTATGATTCAATAGATGAATTTTATGAAAAAAATAAGAACGGTGAATTTCTCTACATCACGGAATTTGGAGAAAAACAACACTCTTCTTTTGATTACAGTGACCTTTCTAAAAACTATTTCTTTATCTTTGGAAGTGAAACAACAGGGCTTCCTAAAGAAATGATTGAACAAAATAGGGACCGTTGCTTACGACTACCAATGACAGACAAAACTACCTCACTCAATCTGTCAAACACAGCTGCCATTCTAATCTATGAGGCTTTAAGACAACAAAATTACCATGGACTTACGCTTTAA
- a CDS encoding PadR family transcriptional regulator: MKAENYSKYAILGLLTTGCHSGYEIKQLIDNSLNHFWKISYGQIYPNLKLLVTEGLVTVQNIPQEGKPDKKEYYLTADGELTLQNWLKSPLQEIPTEKNEVLLKVFFSRHQTNDITIQQIRQYLEKLKERLAIYQSIEKMISEHSSTSADAKYWLFTLDYGKRTTQAGIEWCESTISSLKEEE, encoded by the coding sequence ATGAAAGCTGAGAACTATTCAAAGTACGCTATTCTTGGTTTATTAACAACCGGGTGCCATTCTGGCTATGAGATTAAGCAACTGATTGATAACAGTCTCAATCACTTTTGGAAAATAAGCTATGGTCAAATCTATCCAAATCTGAAGCTCTTAGTAACAGAAGGTTTAGTAACGGTTCAAAATATACCTCAAGAAGGAAAGCCTGATAAAAAGGAATATTATTTAACTGCTGATGGGGAGCTCACATTACAAAATTGGTTAAAGTCCCCTCTTCAAGAGATTCCAACCGAAAAAAACGAGGTGCTGCTAAAGGTGTTTTTCAGCCGCCACCAAACGAATGACATTACAATCCAACAAATTAGACAATACCTAGAAAAGCTAAAAGAAAGACTTGCTATCTACCAATCGATTGAAAAGATGATTTCTGAACATTCATCTACTAGTGCAGATGCGAAATATTGGCTTTTTACATTGGATTATGGGAAACGTACCACGCAAGCTGGTATTGAGTGGTGTGAAAGTACAATCTCATCCTTAAAGGAGGAAGAGTAA
- the queG gene encoding tRNA epoxyqueuosine(34) reductase QueG, with translation MDVVTLKQEIIEYSKKIGIDKIGFGSADVFEELKERLKVQQELNYQSGFEESDIEKRTNPELLLPSAKSIIAIALAYPSKMKDAPQSTKDERRGIFCRASWGEDYHHILRDRLQKLEAFISEKVPGAKLKSMVDTGELSDRAVAERAGIGWSGKNCAIITPEFGSYVYLGEMITTIPFPPDTPIEDQCGTCNKCVDACPTGAIVQGGQLDSNKCVAFLTQTKGFLPEEFRVKIGNRIYGCDSCQTACPKNKGLDFHLHPEMEPDPEVVKPLLKPLLQISNREFKETFGLLSGSWRGKKPIQRNAIIALAHFKDESAIPDLLQVLKEDPRPVIRGTAAWALGKIGRQEVIEDLQKANDREKDEEAQREISASIQVLLSKKGLA, from the coding sequence ATGGACGTAGTAACCTTAAAACAAGAAATCATTGAATATAGTAAAAAGATTGGCATTGATAAAATCGGCTTTGGTAGCGCGGATGTGTTTGAAGAACTAAAGGAACGCTTAAAAGTTCAGCAGGAGCTTAACTACCAATCAGGATTTGAAGAATCGGATATTGAAAAACGAACAAACCCAGAGCTTTTATTACCAAGTGCAAAATCAATCATTGCGATTGCATTAGCTTACCCATCGAAAATGAAGGATGCTCCTCAGAGTACAAAGGATGAGCGTCGAGGGATTTTTTGCCGAGCTTCGTGGGGAGAAGATTACCACCATATTCTAAGAGATCGTCTTCAAAAGCTTGAAGCTTTTATTTCAGAAAAAGTGCCTGGTGCGAAATTGAAGTCAATGGTCGATACCGGAGAACTATCTGACCGAGCAGTTGCTGAGCGTGCTGGAATAGGGTGGAGCGGGAAAAACTGTGCCATCATAACACCGGAATTTGGTTCGTATGTTTATTTGGGTGAAATGATCACAACCATTCCGTTTCCACCAGATACTCCGATTGAAGACCAATGCGGAACGTGCAATAAATGCGTAGATGCCTGTCCAACAGGAGCGATCGTTCAAGGTGGACAGCTTGATTCGAACAAATGTGTTGCCTTTTTAACACAAACAAAAGGCTTTCTTCCAGAGGAATTCCGAGTGAAAATCGGTAACCGCATTTATGGCTGTGACTCTTGCCAAACGGCCTGTCCGAAAAACAAAGGCTTGGACTTTCACCTGCACCCTGAGATGGAGCCAGACCCAGAGGTTGTTAAACCATTATTAAAGCCTCTTTTACAAATTAGCAACCGTGAGTTCAAGGAAACATTTGGTCTTTTGTCAGGTTCATGGCGCGGGAAAAAACCAATCCAACGAAATGCCATTATTGCGCTTGCTCATTTTAAAGATGAGTCAGCCATTCCTGATTTATTACAGGTTTTAAAGGAAGACCCTAGACCAGTCATAAGAGGAACGGCAGCTTGGGCACTTGGTAAAATAGGAAGACAAGAAGTGATAGAAGATCTACAAAAAGCGAATGACCGGGAAAAAGATGAAGAAGCGCAAAGAGAGATTAGTGCTAGTATTCAAGTTTTATTATCAAAAAAAGGACTTGCCTAA
- a CDS encoding GerAB/ArcD/ProY family transporter: MNRYFYYLIILNMMVNVFLYVPNILLQERFEGAVMGIFLGLLIGCILLFTFTASINKFVGSGVLELFASVPKWFRLLFLGFFSIMWFSAGAISLLAFNNVTIRFVNPDASGINMITVFAIFIILLLVRLKSNSLLFTMELVFIINIPLVLTIMFQAYTKDYISWDSIREVGTHFWEMPSWSVLAAATFVFSGYTNMVIFNSVIKEKITLKRLWFVPILGAINLFTSFCIPIGFWGADGVGDLTFPWVATADSLRIENGPIERVVTLFIFLYVGISMISVAVHWHVAFEIIKSITKIKSEKKKKVFNWLILASFFIGILLLEHNLREKDIFTFGQLWLNVRLPSEMILVLFMFFLARRKKV, from the coding sequence TTGAACCGATACTTCTACTATCTAATTATTTTAAATATGATGGTTAACGTCTTTTTGTATGTCCCTAACATCCTATTACAAGAACGATTTGAAGGCGCAGTTATGGGAATCTTTTTGGGTTTACTAATCGGTTGTATACTCTTGTTTACGTTTACTGCTTCGATTAATAAATTTGTTGGTTCTGGAGTATTAGAACTATTTGCAAGTGTTCCAAAATGGTTTCGCCTCTTATTTCTTGGCTTCTTTAGTATAATGTGGTTTAGCGCTGGGGCAATCTCACTTTTAGCCTTTAATAATGTGACGATTCGATTTGTGAATCCGGACGCTTCTGGTATTAATATGATTACAGTATTTGCTATCTTTATTATTCTACTGCTCGTCAGGTTAAAATCTAATAGCCTACTATTTACGATGGAGCTCGTCTTTATTATAAATATTCCATTAGTTCTTACGATTATGTTTCAGGCCTACACTAAGGACTACATTAGTTGGGATTCAATTAGAGAAGTCGGCACCCACTTTTGGGAGATGCCTTCATGGAGTGTTCTAGCCGCAGCAACCTTTGTATTTTCCGGTTATACAAATATGGTTATTTTTAACAGCGTCATTAAAGAGAAGATTACCCTAAAACGATTATGGTTTGTTCCAATCTTAGGGGCGATTAACCTATTTACCTCCTTTTGTATTCCAATTGGTTTTTGGGGTGCAGATGGGGTTGGAGATTTAACTTTCCCATGGGTGGCCACCGCTGATTCCTTACGTATAGAAAATGGACCGATTGAGAGAGTTGTTACGTTGTTCATCTTTTTATATGTTGGGATTTCTATGATTAGTGTCGCAGTTCATTGGCATGTTGCTTTCGAAATTATTAAGAGTATCACAAAGATTAAAAGTGAAAAAAAGAAAAAAGTTTTCAACTGGCTAATTTTAGCCAGCTTCTTCATAGGCATTCTATTGCTTGAGCATAACCTCAGAGAGAAGGATATATTTACGTTTGGACAATTGTGGCTCAATGTGAGGTTACCCAGTGAAATGATATTAGTCCTCTTTATGTTTTTCCTTGCTAGGAGGAAGAAAGTATGA
- a CDS encoding amidase domain-containing protein, whose amino-acid sequence MKETILQSVENKVQAYVGNSRASLKEADLDIINRKKELAHKRNAEIVKCRAEGQVIGKNKVDDQTFLNYLVHYQFLLNQNEMLYLEEVCEERRAIFQGNELMSDEEIQKVEEESFHETLERDGSESETRGFKYNRLEAVRYAEQWWNSYNPKYKKFEVDCTNYVSQCLHAGGAPMMGYPNRSKGWWMRNNNWSYSWSVAHALRWHLSGAKSGLRGKEVSSPEELLLGDIICYDFEGDGRFNHNTIVVAKDENNMPLVNAHTTNSRMRYWEYTDSTAYTPNIKYKFFTIVDGE is encoded by the coding sequence ATTAAAGAAACAATCCTACAATCTGTTGAGAATAAAGTGCAGGCGTATGTTGGCAATTCACGTGCATCCTTGAAGGAAGCTGATTTGGATATAATTAATCGTAAAAAAGAACTAGCCCACAAAAGAAATGCTGAAATTGTAAAATGTCGAGCAGAAGGGCAAGTGATTGGCAAAAACAAAGTGGATGACCAAACCTTTTTAAATTACCTCGTTCACTATCAATTTTTACTTAATCAAAATGAGATGCTCTACCTAGAAGAGGTTTGTGAAGAAAGAAGAGCTATTTTTCAAGGAAATGAACTCATGAGTGATGAGGAAATACAAAAGGTAGAAGAAGAATCATTCCATGAGACCCTTGAGCGAGATGGAAGTGAATCAGAAACAAGAGGCTTTAAGTATAATCGATTAGAGGCTGTAAGGTATGCAGAACAATGGTGGAATAGCTACAACCCAAAATACAAAAAATTCGAGGTAGATTGCACAAATTATGTTTCACAATGCTTACATGCAGGCGGTGCACCGATGATGGGTTACCCTAATCGAAGTAAGGGTTGGTGGATGAGAAACAATAACTGGAGTTATAGTTGGTCAGTTGCTCATGCCCTTAGATGGCATTTAAGTGGAGCAAAGTCGGGACTGAGAGGTAAAGAGGTAAGCTCACCAGAGGAGCTTCTGTTAGGAGATATCATTTGCTATGATTTTGAAGGCGATGGGCGTTTTAACCATAACACCATTGTTGTCGCGAAAGACGAAAATAACATGCCCCTAGTCAATGCACATACTACAAACAGTAGAATGAGATATTGGGAGTATACAGATTCAACCGCCTACACACCGAATATAAAATATAAGTTTTTTACAATCGTAGATGGTGAATAG
- a CDS encoding NUDIX hydrolase, producing the protein MIPPKHIVSAATIVLNEKNEILLIKGPRRGWEMPGGQVEEGESLKDAAIRETKEESGIDIEVIKFCGIFQNVERSICNTLFLAKAIGGVPTTCQESLEVGFFPIREALEMVTFLNFRQRIEYCLDESYHGFYVEF; encoded by the coding sequence ATGATACCACCAAAGCACATTGTATCAGCAGCTACAATTGTACTAAACGAGAAAAATGAAATTTTATTAATAAAAGGGCCGCGTAGAGGCTGGGAGATGCCTGGTGGTCAAGTTGAAGAGGGAGAATCCTTAAAGGATGCGGCAATCAGGGAAACAAAAGAGGAATCAGGTATTGATATAGAAGTTATTAAATTTTGCGGGATCTTTCAAAACGTAGAGCGATCTATTTGTAATACATTGTTTTTGGCTAAAGCAATCGGAGGGGTACCAACAACTTGCCAAGAGAGTTTAGAAGTAGGCTTTTTCCCAATACGAGAAGCATTAGAAATGGTCACCTTTTTGAATTTTAGACAAAGAATTGAATATTGCTTGGACGAAAGCTATCACGGTTTTTATGTTGAATTTTAA
- a CDS encoding sugar phosphate isomerase/epimerase, giving the protein MKLGVFTVLFSQKNFIEMLDYVKEAGLDAVEIGTGGYPGDAHCKLDELLENESARKDYLEQVTSRGLTISAFSCHGNPISPDKAFAEESDQVLQKTIKLASLMNVPVVNCFSGTAGDHEGAKYPNWPVAPWPNEFGDILKWQWEEKLIPYWKEVGQFAKESNVKIGLELHGGFLVHTPYTMLKLREETCDAIGANLDPSHLWWQGIDPVAAIKILGKAGAIHHFHAKDTYIDQDNVNMYGLTDMQPYGNVQTRAWSFRSVGCGHSLQEWSDMMSALRTFGYDYVVSIEHEDPIMSIEEGFTRAVNNLKSIIIKEQPTDMWWA; this is encoded by the coding sequence ATGAAACTAGGTGTGTTTACAGTATTATTTTCACAAAAGAACTTCATAGAAATGCTAGATTATGTGAAGGAAGCAGGACTTGACGCAGTTGAGATTGGGACGGGAGGTTATCCTGGAGATGCTCATTGTAAGCTAGATGAGTTACTTGAAAACGAAAGTGCTCGTAAGGACTATCTTGAGCAGGTAACTTCAAGAGGGTTAACGATTAGTGCATTCAGTTGCCATGGAAACCCGATTTCACCAGACAAAGCGTTTGCAGAAGAGTCTGACCAGGTCCTTCAAAAAACAATTAAATTAGCAAGCTTAATGAATGTGCCGGTTGTGAATTGCTTTTCAGGAACAGCAGGAGACCATGAAGGTGCGAAGTATCCAAACTGGCCGGTGGCTCCATGGCCAAATGAGTTTGGTGATATTCTAAAATGGCAATGGGAAGAAAAACTGATTCCTTACTGGAAGGAAGTTGGACAATTTGCGAAAGAAAGTAATGTGAAAATTGGCCTTGAACTTCACGGAGGATTTTTAGTACATACGCCATATACAATGCTTAAACTGAGAGAAGAAACATGTGACGCTATTGGTGCAAATCTTGACCCGAGCCATTTATGGTGGCAAGGAATTGACCCTGTAGCAGCGATCAAAATTCTTGGAAAAGCGGGTGCGATTCATCATTTCCATGCGAAGGATACGTACATTGATCAAGATAATGTGAATATGTATGGCTTAACTGACATGCAACCATACGGAAATGTTCAAACACGAGCATGGTCGTTCCGTTCAGTAGGGTGTGGGCATAGCCTTCAGGAATGGTCGGATATGATGAGCGCATTGCGTACATTTGGCTATGATTATGTGGTTAGTATTGAACATGAAGATCCAATTATGTCCATTGAAGAGGGCTTCACGAGAGCAGTAAATAATCTAAAATCGATTATTATAAAAGAGCAACCAACCGATATGTGGTGGGCATAA
- a CDS encoding DUF4188 domain-containing protein, which translates to MGKEIFTGRYTSKNEDKIVVFLIGMRINKWWAIHKWFPVFSAMPAMIQELYTNKETGFISLESFFGLRTSLMVQYWKSEDGLLAYAKGPTHMKAWKSFNEKVRNNDAVGIYHETYIVPKGRSESIYANMPLFGIAKAFGNKPVTPRINSARQRLDA; encoded by the coding sequence ATGGGGAAAGAAATATTTACCGGAAGATATACTTCTAAGAACGAAGACAAGATTGTTGTATTTCTCATTGGAATGCGTATTAACAAATGGTGGGCAATTCACAAGTGGTTTCCCGTTTTCTCAGCAATGCCAGCAATGATCCAAGAATTATATACAAATAAGGAAACTGGATTTATTTCACTAGAATCATTCTTTGGATTACGTACATCACTTATGGTTCAATACTGGAAATCAGAGGACGGCCTCCTTGCATACGCCAAGGGTCCAACACACATGAAGGCTTGGAAATCTTTTAATGAAAAAGTAAGAAACAATGATGCTGTTGGCATTTATCATGAAACCTATATTGTACCAAAAGGACGATCCGAATCTATCTATGCAAATATGCCCTTGTTTGGAATTGCGAAGGCTTTTGGAAATAAACCAGTAACACCTCGTATTAACTCTGCTCGTCAAAGATTAGATGCATAA
- a CDS encoding Ger(x)C family spore germination protein — MNRLFLVFLILAMFLLTSCGYKDIDKRAFVLTIGVDEGESRDKKYKVLLKIVIPASDTKAGKSEFIVSEHESNSITDAVRMIKTKVDKELDFSHAKVIIFNEAVLHEDLDTLLDWFIRRRDIQKVAWVGIGKPSAEEILKLDRKVEMMPSNSLFLSFGHTGTESVYIVSEYLFDLRKRITEKGLDPILPILEMKDNKYFEINKAAVFSNEGLKATLNPEETKILNILLNRANKVDVNVKQSGDEDQDLFFIAVDESNTKFEIQQDPNGLPRVKVTVSMEGILEEVLIDLNKSSLEESKEMAENQVKEKVLKLLLKLQKEEVDPIGFGLRYRATHYNKDDWEQWVSMYPKVEFDVKVEIMLQGTGLLRPDM, encoded by the coding sequence ATGAATCGTCTATTTTTAGTTTTTCTGATATTAGCAATGTTCCTTTTAACCTCTTGTGGGTATAAAGATATTGATAAAAGGGCTTTCGTCCTAACCATTGGAGTTGATGAAGGAGAAAGCCGAGATAAGAAATATAAGGTTTTGTTAAAAATCGTCATTCCTGCCTCTGATACTAAAGCAGGAAAGTCTGAGTTCATTGTCTCTGAACATGAGAGCAATTCCATAACGGATGCAGTTAGAATGATCAAAACAAAGGTAGATAAAGAACTTGATTTTAGTCATGCTAAGGTCATTATTTTTAATGAGGCTGTGCTACATGAAGACCTTGACACACTGTTAGACTGGTTCATTAGGCGTCGTGATATCCAAAAGGTTGCTTGGGTAGGAATCGGAAAACCAAGTGCCGAAGAGATTCTTAAATTGGATCGAAAGGTGGAGATGATGCCCTCAAACTCTCTATTTCTTTCCTTTGGGCATACCGGAACCGAATCCGTTTATATAGTTAGTGAGTATTTGTTTGACCTTCGAAAGAGGATAACCGAGAAGGGATTAGATCCGATTTTACCTATACTAGAAATGAAAGATAACAAATACTTTGAAATTAATAAGGCTGCCGTGTTTAGTAATGAAGGGTTAAAAGCGACGTTAAACCCAGAGGAAACAAAAATCCTAAATATCCTTCTAAACCGTGCAAACAAAGTCGATGTCAACGTAAAACAATCCGGGGATGAAGATCAGGACTTATTTTTCATTGCTGTAGATGAATCAAACACCAAGTTTGAGATTCAACAGGATCCAAACGGCCTTCCAAGAGTGAAAGTTACCGTTTCTATGGAGGGCATTCTGGAAGAAGTATTAATAGACCTAAATAAATCGAGTTTAGAAGAAAGTAAAGAAATGGCCGAAAATCAAGTGAAAGAAAAGGTATTAAAACTACTCTTAAAGCTTCAGAAAGAAGAAGTCGACCCTATTGGCTTTGGTCTTCGTTATCGTGCTACTCATTATAACAAAGATGATTGGGAACAGTGGGTTAGTATGTATCCGAAGGTAGAGTTTGATGTGAAGGTTGAAATCATGTTACAAGGTACAGGACTGTTAAGACCTGATATGTAA
- a CDS encoding Gfo/Idh/MocA family oxidoreductase — MTKLRVGFIGVGGIAQSRHIPAFLKLSDKVTIVGVSDVNEETAKRVASENHIPNIYTDYHDMFADVDAVTICTPNKFHAEITIAALEAGVHVLCEKPMAMTTAECEAMLEASENAGKVLAIAYHYRFMKETQAAKRLILENEIGSPMVARVKALRRRKVPGWGVFTNKDLQGGGSLIDYGCHFLDLSMWLLGQPAPVQVTGTTYNRLSKMPGQINQWGSFNHETFEVDDHVTAYIKFENGASMLFETSWSANIKDDEESVSISGETGGIDLFPLEVNQAKHGLLLSSKADWIPGEEDPGFPQALNFVNSCLGLEELVVKPHEALQVTKLIDAIYKSSETGESIRIY, encoded by the coding sequence ATGACTAAATTACGAGTAGGGTTTATTGGTGTTGGCGGGATTGCACAAAGCCGACATATACCAGCCTTTTTGAAGCTATCTGATAAAGTAACGATTGTTGGTGTCAGTGATGTCAATGAGGAGACTGCGAAACGGGTTGCCTCAGAGAATCATATTCCTAATATATATACAGACTATCATGACATGTTTGCAGATGTAGATGCTGTAACCATTTGTACGCCTAACAAATTTCATGCTGAAATCACGATTGCAGCACTAGAAGCCGGCGTGCATGTATTGTGTGAAAAGCCAATGGCGATGACAACTGCAGAATGTGAAGCAATGCTAGAGGCCTCTGAAAATGCGGGTAAGGTATTAGCCATTGCTTACCATTACCGTTTTATGAAGGAAACACAGGCTGCAAAGCGTTTGATTTTAGAAAATGAAATAGGTAGTCCGATGGTGGCTAGGGTTAAGGCATTAAGACGAAGAAAGGTTCCAGGCTGGGGTGTTTTTACAAACAAAGACCTTCAAGGTGGAGGCAGCTTAATCGATTATGGCTGTCATTTCCTTGATTTATCGATGTGGTTATTAGGTCAGCCTGCTCCAGTCCAAGTAACAGGAACAACCTACAACCGGTTAAGTAAGATGCCTGGTCAGATTAATCAATGGGGCAGCTTTAACCACGAAACCTTTGAGGTCGATGATCATGTGACGGCTTATATTAAGTTTGAAAACGGTGCTTCGATGTTATTTGAAACGTCTTGGTCAGCTAATATTAAAGACGATGAAGAAAGTGTTAGCATTTCAGGTGAAACGGGTGGGATTGATTTATTTCCGTTAGAGGTGAATCAGGCAAAGCATGGTTTACTTTTATCAAGCAAAGCAGACTGGATCCCTGGTGAGGAAGACCCTGGTTTCCCACAAGCACTCAACTTTGTGAACAGTTGTTTAGGATTAGAGGAGCTTGTCGTCAAGCCTCATGAAGCGTTGCAAGTGACGAAATTGATCGATGCCATTTATAAAAGCAGTGAAACAGGAGAAAGTATCCGAATCTACTAG